The window TTATGACAGGAATATGATTGACAGCGGGTTTTATGCGCTGAAAGTTAATTAATTGTTGATAAACAAAGCGTTGTAATAAGAATGTTCTGGGTGGGGCGAAAATACGCCAGCCCGAAGGAGGCATTATTAAAAGTGGGGGAAATGCGCCATTGATCTGGCCAACGGAGGCAACTGGCGATAAATGCAGCTATTGCTCTTCCTGCAGCGTGTCTTCCCGCAAATAGCTCGGCCGCCGCCGCAGACACCACCAGGAATAACCCGCGTTGAACAGCACCACTAAAGCGGTGACGGCGAAGACCGCGCGAAAACCGTAACCGGCGGAGACTGCGGCGCCGAGCAGCGGACCGCTGACGTTGCCGACGTCGCGGAACGACTGGTTATAGCTGAAAATACGGCCGGCCACCTGATTGGTGCAGTTATAAATTAACAACGTCTGTACCGCCGGCAGCAACGCGCCGTCGGCCGCCCCCAGCAGAAAACGCAGCACCCCGAGCTGCCACGGCGTTTGCACGAACGCCATCGGGATCAGCAATAGCACCGAGACGATCAGCATGAATACCAGTATGCGTTCCGGGCCGATGCGATCGCCCAGCTTGCCCAGCCGCGGGGCGCTCATCAATGCCGCGACGCCGGGCACCGAGGCGATCAGCCCGCTGATAAACGCCAGGTTATGGGTGGCGCCGGCCAAATCGCGCACATACAGCGTCAGGATCGGCGCGATCGAGCCGGTGGCGATCTGGATGATCATGGTGGTGACGAACAGGCTGAGCACCAGCTTCGGGTTTTTCAGCGAAGCGAACACCTGTTTTGCATGCAACATGTCGCGCTTTTGCACCGGGGTGAATTGTTCTTTGACATACAGCAACGTCAGCACGAAGCAGACGAACAGCACCGCGGCGGTGATGTAAAACACCGGGCGCAGGCCGTATAAATCGGCCAGCAGCCCCCCGATCAGCGGGCCGACCAGCGCGCCGCCGACGCCGCCGGTAGACAGGGTGCCGAGCGCCCAGCCGCTGCGGTTGCGCGGCACCTGGGTGGCGATCAGCGCGTTGGCGTTGGGAATGAAGCCGCCGAGCAGCCCCAGCACCGCACGCAGAGCGAGAAACTGCCAGACCGTTTGCGCCATGCCCATCAGCGCCATGACGATCGCCATACCGAGCGCCGAACGCAGCAGCATCAGTTTGCGGCCGCGTCGGTCGGCCAGGGCGCCCCAGAACGGCGCGGCGATAGCGGAAAACAGGAAGGTGATGCTGAACAGCAGACCGGACCACATGTTGAGCGCCTGATGGCCGGTTACGCCCAGCGTCTCTACGTACAGCGGCAGAAACGGCATCACCAGGCTGAAGGCGGCGCCGGTGAGAAAGCATCCCAGCCAGGCGACGAAAAGGTTGCGTTTCCAGTTAACGGGTTCTGCTGCCGAAGCCATAAATGTCCATTGCCGAAAGGTGACGCGTTTTGCCGGTGGCAAAGATGAAGGGGCAAAACGTGAAAAGTTAGCCTGGTAAGTATGCGCCGCAAGCGCGGCGACGGCAAATGAGGGGACAAAGATTGGGCGAAAAATGAAATAAAGTTTTAAAAATAACGTTTAAACCTTATTCCGCGCTTGGCGCGCGGAATTTACAGCGTTTTATAAGCCGGCCAGCGCCTCGAAACCGGCAGCGGTGGTGGTGGCGCTAAAGTCGGTGACCTCGTAGTAGGCCACGGCGTTGAACGGATCTTCGGCCAGGATGGCGTCCAGTTGCGCACGCTCAATGCCTTTGGCCAGGATCACGCCGCCGGTGCGGGGATTCTTGCGGCCGGAAGCGACGAAGGTGCCGTCCTGAAAATATTTCTTAAGCCAGGCGATGTGCCCGTCAAGGTGGCTGTCGACGTCGGCGATCGGGCGATGGTAGGTCAGGCTGACAATGTACATAGCGGCTCCAGGGGGTGGCGGCAAAGGCATTACCATCCCACCCTCGCCGGCGATTCTCAAGAGGCGCGCAATAAAAAACCCGCCGGCGGCGGGTTGGTTTTATCAGTAAAGCGAAGGCTCGCCTTCCGGGCGGGTCTTGAAGCGGCGATGCAGCCACATGTATTGATCCGGCGCCATCAGGATCTCTTTTTCCACCACTTTGTTCATGAAGGCGGCGGCGTCGAGTTCATTATCCAGCGGGAAGTTTTCCACCGCCGGCTGCATGATCAGCTCATACCCTTTGCCGTCCGGCAGGCGGCGCGGGGTGAACGGAATGATCGCCGGTTTACCCATTCGCACCAGCACATAGCTGCCGGTGGTGGTGGCGGCTTTGTCCACTGCGAACAGCGGCACGAAAACGCTGCTGCGCGGGCCGTAGTCGTGATCCGGCGCATACCAGATGATATCGCCCTGTTTCAGGGCGCGGATCATGCCTTTGACGTCCTTGCGATCCAGCATCGACTTGTTGGAACGCATGCGCCCCCAGGTTTGCAGCCAGTCCATCAGCTTGTTGTCGTGCGGGCGGTAAACGCCGATGCCCGGGTTGTGAATGCCGAAGATGCGC of the Serratia marcescens subsp. marcescens ATCC 13880 genome contains:
- the mdtG gene encoding multidrug efflux MFS transporter MdtG, whose amino-acid sequence is MASAAEPVNWKRNLFVAWLGCFLTGAAFSLVMPFLPLYVETLGVTGHQALNMWSGLLFSITFLFSAIAAPFWGALADRRGRKLMLLRSALGMAIVMALMGMAQTVWQFLALRAVLGLLGGFIPNANALIATQVPRNRSGWALGTLSTGGVGGALVGPLIGGLLADLYGLRPVFYITAAVLFVCFVLTLLYVKEQFTPVQKRDMLHAKQVFASLKNPKLVLSLFVTTMIIQIATGSIAPILTLYVRDLAGATHNLAFISGLIASVPGVAALMSAPRLGKLGDRIGPERILVFMLIVSVLLLIPMAFVQTPWQLGVLRFLLGAADGALLPAVQTLLIYNCTNQVAGRIFSYNQSFRDVGNVSGPLLGAAVSAGYGFRAVFAVTALVVLFNAGYSWWCLRRRPSYLREDTLQEEQ
- a CDS encoding YciI family protein, with the translated sequence MYIVSLTYHRPIADVDSHLDGHIAWLKKYFQDGTFVASGRKNPRTGGVILAKGIERAQLDAILAEDPFNAVAYYEVTDFSATTTAAGFEALAGL
- a CDS encoding Kdo(2)-lipid IV(A) acyltransferase; translated protein: MTQVPTFNRSLLHPRYWLTWVGIGLLYLLVLLPYPVIYWLGTSIGRFSMRFLKRRVAIAQRNLELCFPDMPQAERDALVVKNFESVGMGLFETGMAWFWPNWRIERWFKVSGLEHIQKARDNQQGVLLIGLHFLTLELGARIFGIHNPGIGVYRPHDNKLMDWLQTWGRMRSNKSMLDRKDVKGMIRALKQGDIIWYAPDHDYGPRSSVFVPLFAVDKAATTTGSYVLVRMGKPAIIPFTPRRLPDGKGYELIMQPAVENFPLDNELDAAAFMNKVVEKEILMAPDQYMWLHRRFKTRPEGEPSLY